In a single window of the Flavobacterium sp. W4I14 genome:
- a CDS encoding ABC-2 type transport system permease protein (product_source=KO:K01992; cog=COG1277; ko=KO:K01992; pfam=PF12040; superfamily=82866; transmembrane_helix_parts=Outside_1_19,TMhelix_20_42,Inside_43_124,TMhelix_125_147,Outside_148_179,TMhelix_180_202,Inside_203_208,TMhelix_209_231,Outside_232_240,TMhelix_241_263,Inside_264_425,TMhelix_426_448,Outside_449_454): MKKSIYNLEFKLFFRNSSSWIGIIVLLITGFAGLYFGKTFIANQQAVIEKAAILQKKNTLSNIDHFGKDIGLLFYHNKFSLANAPNAWVAFANGQRDINPYLISVTMLGLEGQIYDTDINNPVSLLLGNMDLSFVFIFLFPLVIITFSYNLLSEQKESGVWSLLSAQTNQSFRVIWQKFLVRVAVIFAVALFLLFVAILYLHLPVDFIFFSITTLIIFYLAFWFAVSFFIISLAKSSNFNASALVAIWVLICIVIPASLNLFLTRKYPVPEALQNVINQREGYHEKWDMAKEVTMKPFFEHYPELKQYPFPQEKNFSWFWYYAMQQMGDDQAIASRHAIETKLAARQRFTNILAFFFPTIQTQLGINNMAGSDLNTHLDFQQAVRKYHEQIRLHFYPGIFLNKAVDSTDIKDYKLEKYRPQQTPSVWVNLLSISILTLILIGTTAFNFKRQEQF, from the coding sequence ATGAAAAAAAGTATATATAACCTAGAATTTAAACTGTTTTTTAGAAACAGCTCCTCATGGATAGGCATCATTGTGCTGCTGATTACAGGCTTTGCCGGTTTATATTTCGGCAAAACATTTATTGCCAATCAACAGGCCGTAATTGAAAAAGCAGCAATTTTACAAAAGAAAAACACCCTCAGCAATATCGATCATTTTGGTAAAGATATTGGCTTATTGTTTTACCACAATAAATTTTCATTGGCTAATGCACCCAATGCCTGGGTCGCCTTTGCTAATGGGCAGCGGGATATTAACCCTTATTTAATTTCGGTAACCATGCTGGGTTTAGAAGGTCAGATTTACGATACAGATATTAATAACCCGGTAAGCCTGCTTTTGGGCAACATGGACCTGAGTTTTGTGTTTATCTTTTTATTCCCCCTGGTGATTATTACCTTTAGCTATAACTTACTTTCGGAACAAAAAGAAAGTGGGGTTTGGTCACTTTTAAGCGCACAGACCAATCAGTCTTTTCGGGTAATCTGGCAAAAATTTTTAGTTAGGGTAGCCGTAATTTTTGCTGTTGCTTTATTCCTATTATTTGTAGCTATTCTTTATCTGCATTTGCCTGTAGATTTCATTTTCTTTTCAATAACTACACTCATTATCTTTTATCTGGCCTTCTGGTTTGCAGTTTCATTTTTTATCATTTCTTTAGCAAAATCGTCTAACTTTAATGCATCGGCATTGGTTGCCATTTGGGTACTTATCTGCATTGTAATTCCAGCATCACTTAACCTTTTTCTTACCCGGAAGTACCCGGTACCAGAAGCTTTGCAGAATGTAATTAACCAACGAGAGGGTTACCACGAAAAATGGGATATGGCCAAAGAAGTTACGATGAAACCATTTTTTGAACATTATCCGGAATTGAAGCAATATCCCTTCCCACAAGAGAAAAATTTTAGCTGGTTCTGGTATTATGCCATGCAGCAGATGGGTGATGACCAAGCAATAGCAAGCAGGCACGCAATTGAGACTAAACTGGCCGCCAGACAGCGATTTACAAATATACTTGCGTTTTTCTTCCCTACCATACAAACCCAATTGGGGATAAACAATATGGCTGGATCGGACCTTAATACCCACCTCGATTTCCAGCAGGCTGTTAGAAAATATCATGAACAGATCCGTTTGCATTTTTATCCAGGCATCTTTCTGAATAAAGCAGTAGACAGTACAGATATTAAGGACTATAAATTGGAAAAATATCGTCCGCAGCAAACGCCTTCAGTTTGGGTTAATTTGCTATCTATATCGATCCTAACCTTAATCTTAATTGGAACAACAGCTTTTAACTTTAAAAGGCAGGAACAATTTTAG
- a CDS encoding ABC-2 type transport system permease protein (product_source=KO:K01992; cog=COG1277; ko=KO:K01992; pfam=PF12040; transmembrane_helix_parts=Inside_1_20,TMhelix_21_40,Outside_41_128,TMhelix_129_151,Inside_152_180,TMhelix_181_203,Outside_204_217,TMhelix_218_240,Inside_241_246,TMhelix_247_266,Outside_267_448,TMhelix_449_471,Inside_472_481): protein MPNRISTIAKQTFKTALNNRATLALTLLLGLSLGLATYVGWQNFKTQNNQRLHYKELVRAQWLAKPDKHPHRMAHYGYLAFREKHELSFFDFGIESFAGVSIFLEAHKQNTVNFSEAGFSNGMLRFGEISVAMVLQLLVPLLIFFLGYNSISAERESGTLKILLCQNVSWKQLLWGKTLGIIGVCLSIFIPLMLLTILLWASLSHWQISTDASLRLMVLIFSYAIYFFIVSAVTVLVSAFARSSKSALTTLLACWIFFMVIMPRITQAIGVKIYPSPSKIAFADAIATDIHKQGDSHNPDDPHYAAIKDSLLKTYGVTDVKKLPFNYGGYIMAEGEKITSKIYSNHQKELNKIFEKQNSITTVAGFVNPYLSLKHISMAITASDFDTFVDFQNQAEAYRYQLAQKMNKLQIDKISNIAPGEEEKPLAISKANWAEQPDFNYHFGKLSSVITNELLALSALTCWLLVTVMLLQYTTRWIKTI, encoded by the coding sequence ATGCCAAATAGAATAAGCACTATAGCTAAACAAACTTTTAAAACCGCCCTTAACAACAGAGCCACCTTAGCCTTAACCCTTTTATTAGGTTTGTCGCTTGGTTTGGCCACTTATGTGGGCTGGCAGAATTTTAAAACACAAAACAATCAGCGCCTGCACTATAAAGAATTGGTTAGGGCACAATGGCTGGCCAAACCAGATAAACACCCGCACCGGATGGCGCACTATGGTTACCTCGCCTTTCGCGAGAAACATGAACTGAGTTTCTTCGATTTTGGGATAGAAAGTTTTGCAGGTGTATCGATCTTTTTAGAAGCACATAAACAAAATACAGTGAATTTTAGCGAAGCAGGTTTTTCTAACGGAATGTTGCGCTTCGGCGAAATTAGTGTGGCCATGGTACTGCAACTCCTGGTACCACTTCTCATTTTCTTCTTAGGGTACAACAGCATTTCGGCTGAGCGCGAATCGGGAACATTAAAAATCCTGCTATGTCAAAATGTAAGCTGGAAACAGCTCCTCTGGGGCAAAACATTGGGCATAATTGGTGTTTGTTTGTCAATATTTATCCCCCTAATGCTGCTTACCATTTTGTTATGGGCTTCGCTGAGTCATTGGCAGATTAGTACTGATGCCAGTTTGCGCTTAATGGTATTGATATTTAGCTATGCGATCTATTTCTTCATTGTATCTGCTGTTACGGTTTTGGTCTCGGCTTTTGCACGCAGTTCTAAATCAGCCTTAACTACTCTATTGGCCTGCTGGATATTTTTTATGGTCATTATGCCCAGGATTACCCAGGCAATCGGCGTAAAAATCTACCCCTCGCCATCTAAAATAGCGTTTGCAGATGCTATTGCTACCGACATCCATAAACAGGGCGATAGCCATAATCCAGATGACCCACATTATGCTGCGATTAAAGACTCACTACTCAAAACTTACGGTGTTACCGATGTAAAAAAACTGCCTTTTAACTATGGTGGTTACATTATGGCTGAGGGCGAAAAAATAACCTCAAAAATTTACAGCAACCACCAAAAGGAACTGAATAAAATTTTTGAAAAGCAGAACAGCATTACAACGGTAGCAGGTTTCGTAAACCCTTACTTATCCCTCAAGCATATTTCGATGGCCATAACAGCCTCTGATTTTGACACATTTGTTGATTTTCAGAACCAGGCAGAAGCCTACCGCTATCAGCTGGCTCAAAAGATGAATAAACTACAGATTGATAAGATCAGTAACATTGCCCCAGGAGAAGAAGAAAAACCTTTGGCCATTAGTAAGGCAAACTGGGCCGAGCAACCTGATTTCAATTACCACTTTGGCAAATTAAGTTCAGTAATAACAAATGAGTTATTGGCACTGAGTGCTTTAACCTGTTGGTTATTGGTAACGGTTATGCTGCTACAATACACAACCAGGTGGATTAAAACGATATAA
- a CDS encoding iron complex outermembrane receptor protein (product_source=KO:K02014; cath_funfam=2.170.130.10,2.40.170.20,2.60.40.1120; cog=COG1629; ko=KO:K02014; pfam=PF00593,PF07715,PF13715; superfamily=49464,56935; tigrfam=TIGR01783; transmembrane_helix_parts=Inside_1_6,TMhelix_7_29,Outside_30_835), whose product MYPIYKGLFIFRAICLLLLFSTFSLLTFAQIKASGKVIDTQNQAIQKATIKFKNGKDQLNTSSDSLGNFSVVLPQMANYAITISAIGYSTFNRIYSVNGIGDLKLDAIVLQSANEELQTVEVVGTNGKKYYGNYSFSATKTATLNKDIPQAISSVSKELIADRQAAVLADAVKNVTSVSQSSYYNQFSIRGINQNEEGAIINGMRTRQYYFNQPLTNNLERIEVIKGPASATFSSVDPGGSINLVTKKPLPEDRKEISLSAGSFSTIRGALDFTGPLNADKTLLYRLNVGYEDSKSFRDLQYRKGYLIAPSFSYIPNDRTSLNVEVVMNNSNSRLDRGQAIFGAIAGKTDLKSTPISFNMGASNDRFNSQDLMLMTNFSHSLTKDIVFNVAYMKQNWSEDLLEHRTTNAFGVDENNQPIPTLAAMRAVQRQQKWRTDNLSTYFSINTNTFSLSHKLVIGYDRINTQKLRGGGENSAQGYRLKDGTIAARYDPTKKDLYLFKAINGINAPVPNVEHFNLSNPTYTIKNLSDYVFTKTEIPAAYNLINAVYLQDQIKYHQLTLTLGLRQEWYEDYSNYKLATEKKIYQHKLLPRAGITYAINANINLYATYLQGYQPQGNTSTLVIVPPPAGTNFKPLESDLKEIGAKSEWLNKNLMLNISVFEINQKNLLMNANDPLDVNRLIERGAQRSRGVELEASGFIRSNWQFNAGYSYVDAIVKDDFNPDLIGQRVQNTPKHSASLWTRYNFETLKLKGIGFGAGLQYSGTKLPLYIRDFVLPAYTLLDAALYYSPAGSKVQLAVNMNNILNKTYWVGAQNYLRLFPGTPRNVMFNVTYRI is encoded by the coding sequence ATGTACCCAATATATAAAGGTCTTTTTATTTTCCGTGCAATCTGTTTGCTATTGCTCTTCAGCACATTTAGCCTGCTCACTTTTGCTCAGATTAAGGCGAGTGGAAAAGTGATCGATACCCAAAACCAAGCTATCCAAAAAGCCACTATTAAATTTAAGAATGGGAAAGATCAACTGAATACCAGCAGCGATTCGCTCGGCAATTTTTCAGTTGTTTTACCTCAAATGGCCAATTATGCCATCACCATTAGCGCTATAGGCTACAGCACTTTTAATCGCATTTACTCCGTTAATGGCATTGGTGATTTAAAACTGGATGCAATTGTGCTGCAAAGCGCCAACGAAGAATTGCAGACCGTTGAAGTGGTAGGTACCAATGGCAAAAAGTACTATGGCAACTACTCTTTTTCGGCCACCAAAACGGCTACTTTGAACAAGGACATTCCACAGGCCATTTCTTCGGTTTCGAAAGAATTAATTGCCGACAGGCAGGCGGCTGTACTGGCCGATGCGGTTAAAAATGTAACCAGCGTATCGCAAAGCAGTTATTACAACCAATTTTCGATCAGAGGAATTAACCAAAACGAAGAGGGTGCTATAATTAACGGCATGCGTACCCGCCAATATTATTTTAACCAGCCTTTAACCAATAATCTGGAGCGGATAGAGGTAATAAAAGGTCCGGCAAGTGCTACATTTTCGAGTGTAGACCCAGGGGGAAGCATTAATCTGGTAACAAAAAAGCCACTGCCTGAAGACCGCAAAGAGATCAGTCTCTCGGCCGGAAGTTTCAGCACCATTAGAGGCGCTTTAGATTTTACAGGTCCTTTAAATGCGGATAAAACGCTGCTTTACCGGCTTAATGTAGGTTATGAAGACAGTAAAAGTTTCAGAGACCTGCAATACAGAAAGGGTTACCTGATTGCCCCTTCCTTTTCGTACATCCCGAACGATCGAACCAGCTTAAATGTAGAAGTGGTAATGAACAACAGCAATTCGAGGTTAGACCGTGGACAAGCTATTTTTGGTGCAATTGCTGGTAAAACAGATCTAAAAAGTACACCGATCAGTTTCAATATGGGTGCCAGTAACGACCGCTTTAACAGCCAGGATTTAATGTTGATGACCAATTTTTCGCATAGCCTTACGAAGGATATTGTATTTAATGTGGCTTATATGAAGCAAAACTGGAGCGAGGATCTTTTAGAACATAGAACTACCAATGCTTTTGGCGTTGATGAAAACAATCAACCTATCCCAACATTAGCGGCTATGCGTGCCGTTCAGCGTCAGCAAAAATGGCGAACCGACAATCTAAGCACCTATTTCAGTATAAACACCAATACTTTTAGCTTAAGCCACAAGCTGGTAATCGGGTACGATAGAATAAATACCCAGAAACTGCGGGGCGGTGGCGAAAACTCGGCTCAGGGCTACCGTTTAAAAGATGGAACCATCGCAGCAAGATACGATCCCACAAAAAAGGACCTCTATTTATTTAAGGCAATAAATGGTATAAATGCACCCGTGCCCAATGTAGAGCACTTTAACCTGTCCAACCCAACCTATACCATTAAAAATTTAAGCGATTACGTTTTTACCAAAACAGAAATTCCGGCTGCATATAATTTGATTAATGCAGTGTACCTACAGGATCAGATCAAATACCATCAGCTTACCTTAACATTGGGTTTACGACAAGAGTGGTACGAAGATTACAGCAATTACAAATTGGCTACCGAAAAGAAAATTTATCAGCATAAGCTTTTGCCAAGGGCCGGAATTACCTATGCCATAAACGCAAACATTAACCTTTACGCAACCTATTTACAGGGGTACCAGCCGCAAGGCAATACCTCAACCCTGGTTATTGTTCCACCACCTGCAGGCACCAATTTTAAACCTTTAGAAAGTGATTTAAAAGAGATTGGTGCAAAATCTGAGTGGCTTAATAAAAACCTGATGCTGAATATTTCGGTATTCGAAATCAACCAGAAAAACCTATTGATGAATGCAAATGATCCATTGGATGTAAATCGCCTGATAGAACGCGGTGCCCAACGCAGCCGTGGTGTCGAATTGGAAGCTTCTGGCTTTATCAGGTCTAACTGGCAGTTTAATGCTGGTTATAGTTATGTAGATGCCATTGTTAAGGATGATTTTAATCCTGATTTAATTGGTCAAAGGGTGCAGAACACGCCAAAACACAGTGCCAGCTTATGGACACGCTACAACTTCGAAACCCTTAAGCTAAAGGGAATAGGTTTTGGAGCAGGTTTACAGTATAGTGGCACTAAACTTCCGTTGTACATCAGAGATTTTGTACTGCCTGCTTATACCCTGTTAGATGCTGCGCTTTATTATTCGCCTGCTGGTTCCAAAGTGCAACTGGCTGTAAATATGAATAACATTTTAAATAAAACCTATTGGGTTGGCGCACAAAACTATCTACGCCTTTTCCCCGGTACACCAAGAAATGTAATGTTTAACGTAACCTATAGAATATAA
- a CDS encoding ABC-2 type transport system ATP-binding protein (product_source=KO:K01990; cath_funfam=3.40.50.300; cog=COG1131; ko=KO:K01990; pfam=PF00005; smart=SM00382; superfamily=52540), giving the protein MKYFACWAKNGAGKTTTINLFLGFIEPSSGKILIDNEEISAHDDERRKHLAYIPEVVMLYSNLSAIENLDYFSKLAGFNYDTSSLIAFLNQCGLQEAAHHKHLSGFSKGMRQKVGIAIALAKNAKIILMDEPTSGLDPKATAEFTQLVKQLATEGKSILMATHDIFNAVNVGSHIGIMKQGELIHTLKASDITAADLQELYLQTI; this is encoded by the coding sequence GTGAAGTATTTTGCCTGCTGGGCCAAAAACGGTGCCGGAAAAACCACTACCATCAATTTATTTTTAGGTTTTATTGAGCCAAGTAGTGGAAAAATCTTAATCGACAACGAAGAAATCTCTGCGCACGATGACGAACGACGGAAACACCTGGCCTACATTCCAGAGGTGGTTATGCTTTACAGCAATCTTTCGGCGATCGAAAACCTCGATTATTTTTCTAAACTGGCAGGTTTTAATTATGATACTTCAAGCCTGATTGCATTTTTAAATCAATGCGGTTTACAGGAAGCTGCCCACCACAAACATTTATCGGGTTTTAGTAAAGGCATGCGCCAAAAAGTGGGTATCGCTATTGCACTGGCCAAAAACGCAAAGATTATTTTAATGGACGAGCCTACCAGTGGATTAGATCCAAAAGCTACCGCAGAATTTACCCAACTGGTTAAACAATTAGCTACCGAGGGGAAATCAATTCTGATGGCCACGCACGATATTTTTAATGCGGTAAATGTAGGTTCGCACATTGGCATTATGAAACAAGGCGAATTGATCCATACACTTAAAGCCAGCGACATCACTGCGGCCGATCTTCAAGAATTATACTTACAAACTATTTAA
- a CDS encoding hypothetical protein (product_source=Hypo-rule applied; superfamily=57840; transmembrane_helix_parts=Inside_1_11,TMhelix_12_31,Outside_32_121), producing the protein MKYSVYTYRKEIFARIWAVLLLAIFLNATLIESLHHHDAEKTGYSKQSCQVYPLKQLSSAKLKCKLCEVLKHRSHFFDLPAPIASALHVVKPTIEPCVYLMRHPVAYILCCANKGPPSLMA; encoded by the coding sequence TTGAAATATTCAGTCTATACATATCGCAAAGAAATTTTTGCCCGTATATGGGCGGTATTGCTATTGGCGATATTTCTTAATGCAACACTGATAGAAAGCCTTCACCATCATGATGCCGAAAAAACCGGTTACAGCAAGCAAAGTTGTCAGGTGTATCCATTGAAACAATTGAGTTCCGCAAAGCTAAAATGTAAATTGTGCGAGGTATTGAAACACCGATCGCACTTTTTCGATCTTCCTGCTCCTATTGCCTCTGCTTTACATGTAGTTAAACCGACAATTGAACCTTGCGTTTACCTCATGAGGCACCCTGTTGCTTACATCTTATGTTGCGCCAATAAAGGCCCACCAAGCCTAATGGCTTAA
- a CDS encoding CRP-like cAMP-binding protein (product_source=COG0664; cath_funfam=2.60.120.10; cog=COG0664; pfam=PF00027; superfamily=46689,51206) produces the protein MDPKETLKAHILKTATLTDKEFDYLFSHFKLKSFKKGQAIISEGDKVDHEYFVISGCLKAFFINDEIKMYILQFAMPTWWTSDYGALYNHTRATISVDCISDAEVLCLSNDDREKICSEIHQAEHFFRWRTNRGYLASQKRLLSFMNNDTKARYEELLAMYPQLYNLVPKHLIAAYLGVSRETLSRLYNAQK, from the coding sequence ATGGATCCTAAAGAAACACTAAAAGCGCATATTTTAAAAACCGCTACTTTAACCGACAAAGAGTTCGATTATTTATTTTCCCATTTCAAGCTAAAGTCTTTTAAAAAAGGACAGGCCATCATTAGCGAGGGAGATAAGGTAGATCATGAATATTTTGTAATCTCGGGCTGTTTAAAAGCTTTTTTTATCAACGATGAAATCAAGATGTATATCCTGCAGTTTGCGATGCCTACCTGGTGGACTTCAGATTATGGCGCCCTATACAACCACACCCGTGCAACCATAAGTGTAGATTGCATTAGCGATGCAGAAGTATTATGTCTTTCTAACGATGACCGCGAAAAAATCTGCAGTGAAATACATCAGGCTGAACATTTTTTCCGGTGGAGAACAAACAGGGGCTATCTGGCCTCGCAAAAAAGGTTATTATCTTTTATGAATAACGATACCAAAGCCCGTTACGAAGAACTTTTGGCCATGTACCCGCAATTGTATAATCTCGTGCCCAAACATTTAATTGCAGCCTATTTGGGTGTTTCCAGAGAAACCCTGAGCAGACTTTACAACGCACAAAAATAA
- a CDS encoding polyisoprenoid-binding protein YceI (product_source=COG2353; cath_funfam=2.40.128.110; cog=COG2353; pfam=PF04264; smart=SM00867; superfamily=101874): METTKFEIVSAQSNINWTGKKVTGAHNGTITIKSGSIVLNDGKLSNGDFIIDTTSIVILDVTDPATNAQFAGHLFSEDFFATDQFPEATFVITAVDQTNEDHTVITGDLTIKGITHAVIFAAEVVVNGNALTASGKIFIDRTKYNMKFRSGNFFTNLGDNLIYNEFELDVKLTASLTI, translated from the coding sequence ATGGAAACTACAAAATTTGAAATTGTAAGCGCTCAAAGCAACATCAACTGGACTGGTAAAAAAGTAACCGGCGCACACAACGGAACCATCACGATTAAATCAGGTTCAATAGTTTTAAACGATGGTAAACTCAGCAACGGGGACTTTATTATCGATACCACCTCTATTGTAATTTTGGATGTTACTGACCCCGCAACCAATGCACAGTTCGCCGGACATTTATTCTCTGAAGATTTTTTCGCAACCGATCAATTCCCTGAAGCCACATTTGTCATTACAGCTGTTGATCAAACCAATGAAGATCATACAGTAATTACTGGCGATTTAACCATTAAAGGCATTACACATGCGGTAATTTTTGCGGCAGAGGTTGTGGTTAATGGCAATGCGTTAACAGCTTCTGGTAAAATCTTTATCGACCGTACCAAGTACAACATGAAATTCAGATCAGGTAACTTTTTCACCAACCTTGGCGATAACCTGATCTACAATGAATTTGAGCTTGATGTAAAATTAACCGCATCATTAACTATTTAA
- a CDS encoding 4-oxalocrotonate tautomerase (product_source=KO:K01821; cath_funfam=3.30.429.10; cog=COG1942; ko=KO:K01821; pfam=PF01361; superfamily=55331; tigrfam=TIGR00013): MPYVKIEVTREGVTREQKQTLISGITKLITEVLDKDPKLTHVVIQEIELDDWGYAGEQVSVLREKGITANNK, from the coding sequence ATGCCATACGTAAAAATAGAAGTAACCCGCGAAGGTGTTACACGCGAACAAAAACAAACCTTAATTAGTGGAATAACCAAACTGATTACCGAAGTATTGGATAAAGATCCAAAGCTTACGCATGTAGTAATTCAAGAGATCGAATTAGATGATTGGGGCTATGCAGGCGAGCAGGTATCGGTATTGCGCGAAAAAGGGATAACAGCAAACAATAAATAA
- a CDS encoding NAD(P)-dependent dehydrogenase (short-subunit alcohol dehydrogenase family) (product_source=COG1028; cath_funfam=3.40.50.720; cog=COG1028; pfam=PF13561; superfamily=51735) gives MKTLTVIITGASTGIGRAIAALFLKQGHNVVINAANENNLISAYNELGSHDQLAMVAGDISNINTGKRLVETAIARFGAVDVLVNNAGIFEPKPFLAVDEAHLDKFLSINLKGTFFTTQAAITQMLKQDGGAVINIGTVLVDHAIGGFPATAPISSKGGIHALTKQLAAEFGKNNIRVNGIAPGIIRSPLQAKNGISDADAFAGLHLLNRIGETEDVAQLALYLAESNFVTGEIINLDGGHVAGHHIG, from the coding sequence ATGAAAACACTAACTGTCATTATAACAGGCGCATCAACAGGTATCGGTCGTGCCATTGCGGCTTTATTTTTGAAACAAGGTCACAATGTGGTGATCAACGCTGCAAATGAGAACAATTTAATCAGTGCTTACAACGAATTAGGATCACACGATCAATTGGCGATGGTAGCTGGCGATATCAGCAACATAAACACAGGTAAACGATTGGTAGAAACTGCTATAGCGCGTTTTGGTGCTGTAGATGTGCTGGTCAATAATGCCGGTATTTTTGAACCAAAACCTTTTTTAGCCGTAGATGAAGCGCACCTGGACAAATTTTTGAGCATCAATTTAAAAGGCACATTTTTCACCACTCAGGCAGCCATCACGCAGATGTTGAAACAAGATGGTGGTGCTGTTATTAACATCGGAACTGTATTGGTAGATCATGCCATTGGAGGTTTTCCTGCTACAGCACCCATTTCAAGTAAAGGTGGTATCCATGCTTTAACCAAACAATTGGCTGCAGAGTTCGGCAAAAACAACATCCGGGTAAATGGTATCGCACCTGGGATTATTAGAAGTCCGTTGCAGGCCAAAAATGGCATTAGTGATGCAGATGCGTTTGCGGGTTTACATTTATTAAACCGTATTGGCGAAACAGAAGATGTTGCTCAACTCGCCCTGTACCTGGCAGAAAGTAATTTTGTAACGGGCGAAATCATCAATTTAGACGGAGGTCATGTAGCGGGGCATCACATTGGCTAA
- a CDS encoding hypothetical protein (product_source=Hypo-rule applied; pfam=PF12893; superfamily=54427), whose translation MNNYTENANAIAEVLSSYFKGVFNGDTALLRKIFHPQSILAGDVNGLPYFKTLDEYLEGVSKRKSPHELNETFHMEILSIEIINSIAIAKVHLPIFDFNYYDLLSLNLTDRGWLIVNKLLTNVKIY comes from the coding sequence ATGAACAATTACACTGAAAACGCAAATGCAATAGCAGAGGTACTGTCATCTTATTTTAAGGGAGTTTTTAATGGAGATACAGCACTGCTCAGAAAAATATTTCACCCCCAGTCTATATTGGCTGGTGATGTAAATGGCCTTCCATATTTTAAAACACTGGATGAGTATTTAGAAGGGGTAAGTAAGCGCAAAAGTCCGCACGAACTCAATGAAACATTCCACATGGAAATATTGTCGATAGAAATTATCAATTCTATTGCAATTGCCAAAGTTCATCTGCCTATTTTTGATTTTAATTATTACGATCTTTTATCGCTAAATCTAACCGATCGGGGATGGCTAATTGTGAATAAACTTCTAACCAACGTAAAAATTTATTAG